The genomic window cgtcatggactattttgtttttctttatcattagtgcttaccacagtgcccgACATGTAATAAACCCTTAAAAATGCTGGTTGAATTAAATAGAATAGGCATGAAGAATAgattatataaatgcatataatcTGGAGATggaatgaagaattcagagaagagcTAGCAGTCTAGTATGGCTGTAGAGTACATTAAGGGGAGTAATGTGATGTTGGGCTAAAAAGATAAAAGCTGGGCTCATATTGTACAGGGCCTTAAAAGCTGGACTGAGGAGCTTACATTTATATCTTAGAGGAAATGGCTTAAAGTCAATGATTGTTTTTAACTAGATAGTGACACAGTCACATTTGTTTTGGAAAAATCAATTTGGCAGTTATGTTGAGAACAGATTAGATTTCAAAGAGACAGACTACAAGAAGGGAGACTAGTTAGTTGGCTACTACAACAGTTCGAGTAAGAGGTGAAACAAACTTATTCCAGGGTTGTGGCCATCTGAGTAGAGAGAAGACGGTAAATGTAAAAGCTGTTGTGGGATAGTCACAGAAACACAGAagttgagagttggaaaggaattcagagatcatctagtccaatccataagGAATCTCTCCTGAAATACATATGAGTGGTCATCCAGTTTTTgcttgaaaaagcttttgcttcCTCTAAGGAGGAAGAACTGACCAAATCTTAAGCAGACTTTCACCTTTGGACATCTCTAAATGCAGACAATTCTTGCTTTACATAGGCATTCTGCAAATTTCACTTCTTGGCAGGCCAGACCCTGGCCAGGGGTACTCCCCTCCAGACACTGAAGGTACTCTGGCTGAGGGGCAGCACCACAGAGCTGCAGAACTTAAATTAAGCAAGAACTGGTTGCATTAGGAAGATtgtcctgacatcaagcctaagtttgtttgtttttaatttctaccCACTGCTTTTGTTTCCACCACTCTgaagtcaaacagaacaaatttaatccctTCCTCTACCTcaaaatccttcaaatacttgaagacagctattgtCTCCTCTGAGTTAAAGTAGTAGACAAGCAAAAAAATATAGTAACTAAAATTGTAATTTAATAATGTATAGTGCTTATAGAGTATTTAAGTTCAATCAATCTAGTCAACTACAGCTGGCAATTGACGGGATGTAgggggtgaggaagaaggaaaaatcaagGATGACTGAAAACGGACTCTGGTTGACAAAAGAACAGAGGTACTctcaacaggaaaaaaagaaatttgtaggAGAGTCAGATACAGAAAAGATGATAATTAATTCTactttgaacatgttgaatttgagatttcTTTGGGACATCCAGGTAGAAATGTCAAGAAGGCAGCTGGCAGTGCAGGTTTAGAATTCATGAAGAAAGAGCTGAGTTGAATGTatagaacctcagaagtcatctaacctaaccccctcattttacagatgaggaaagtgaagatcacagaagttaaattacttgccaatAGTCATGCAACTAGCAattgtcagaagcagaatttgaaccttctcttcctaACTAGGTCTGATAACTCCATCCGCTAGGCTACACTTCACTGCTGTTGTATAAAGATACTTTCATCTCCTTACTCTACTGAAGTATTTTCTTCCTGGAACAAGTCTGCTGTGCTTGTAATATTAACCTGGCCTTATGTTCAGAGAAGCAAGGAAATgtagtaaattaaaataataatttaatagttTATACTAGTTTTAGAATATTTAAATGTAATGTTCTTCCCtggcacacacacataaatattacTCACAATCCTCTCAGGAGCCATGTTCAGTGAATCTCGAGGACAAAAGTCTGAAGTACTTGGGTTCAGAATTGCCCTGGCCAGTGGAATCAGTGAATTCCGCCCCAAAAGAGATAAGGCTTTCAACTTCCGTTGTGTAGTCACCAAAGAACTGATCACAATACAGTCTATTGATTCATTTATGTGGAATGACAAATTGCCTTGAGTCTGGATGGAAAGGCAACCCTCAAATTGTGAATTATGCCCTATtattgggagaaagaaaatgtatataGTATTACTAATGGATGCAATCTAACTAAACAGgactttcagaaaaacttaaaattaattttctgtaTGGTGTCTTACTTTCCAGTAGATTATTTTTTTATACAAAGTAAATAGTAACTTGATTCCTTAAAGCTACATCTGTTAGTAaatttaatttggcttttaaaaacaaacgcaaaacaaagaatattaagaatacagagaagcataggaagatttatatgaagagatataaagtgaagtaagcaaaaccagtaAAGAAATATACACAATTAGTAAACCAATGTAAatagaaataacaaataaaaagaaaatgaatgctgTACAACTATGATGACCAAGATTggcccccaaagaagagatgatgagaaaatgaacctcccttcccttctttgctcAGGTGGGAGACAATGGATAAGGGAAACTGCATATGCTGTCAGACTCAAATaatgtgttggttaattttgctgaactgtttttccctctttctttattctttgcaACAAATACATTTGGAAATGAGGGCGATGTTtgtaaaaacaagatatcaataattttttaagaagaaagcAAATGCATCACTCTGAAGGCCTTGGAGTTTTAATTAAATCTGGTATTTCCTCTTGCAATTTTTCCAAATGCATTCTATACAAGCAATTATGGACCTAGGTTCTATACATTTTAATAAAACACACTACTTgttaaaatgacaaaatactgGGTCAGATTATAGCactggagaagatctttaataaTCATCCAGACCAAATCCCTTGCTTTAtagggaaagtgaggcccagaaaattCAAGTAATTTGCTTacagttacacaggtagtaagcagcagagccaggatacgaacctaggtcttctgactccaaatccagtgctctttccattacaccatggaGCCCTGTAATCATTTCAAGGAAATAAAGCCCCACATGTCTATGAAAAGGCATATGGAAGATACAAACTAAATTCTTATCTTTAAATAGAAGAAGTTAAGGAAGCAACATACATAATATTAGGAGTCAGGGTCACCGCAGTACTTTAAAGTACAGAAATACTTTCAACTACTTTACAGATTTTGAATTATGCATTTAGAAATCTTAGTTATAAGTCATATGACTTAATGAAAGACTGGAAATCAACTTACaactaaatatattattttaaaaacaaagaattccACAGATGACAGCAATAAGCAGCATGAGCgaattacaaaagaaaggaaactcaagctttaaaattagaaaaattaatgCTAGGCCTAAATTTACAAAATTATGAAAACTAGAAGTGACAAGTAAACAGAGTGATAAAGCAACATGTTCAGGGAAATAAGTTCTTTAAATGGGCAATAAAAAGCTATGGCTTTATTCTTTGGCTGTAGTGTTTGGTTCACTTACTGACTGAAGAGCGTCGAAATTGAGACACATAACCACAATGATACACGTGCTGATCCTTCATCTCACTTTCTTCTGtagttatttttccatttaattttttaggaACCAAAAATAccaaatcattttcctttggaTGCAGTTGTTTAGCCATATCACACTCCGGAAGATGAACTACAGAAaaattaaatcagaaaaaaaattacatgtttatttaaaatttatgtttaTTATAGTTATAGGTagtaatagaaatattttaaGGGGTTGTAAGTTAGCAAAATTCAAATCTTGTTACTATGACAAACTGAGTATATCTTTAAACCACTCATATTATAAAAATGTACTAATAATTCCTTTACTAAGGGAATATGCAATCTTGAATATTATCATAAAAgtgccattgattttttttactgaatATATCAATACAACAAAACTGAATAAttatcaatttaattttaatttattagcTAGATAATATCTATACATAGATAAcacataaaatatagataatatatatgtaaaataatatctAGCTAATTTGCAAAAAATGTATTGAggtcaatatatttttaaaaaatcaagtgatTCTTACTTATTCTTTcttatataaaaaaatttaagagatgGACCTTCAACTGAATTCTTAATGCTATACATCTATAAAAAGTCAATCAGGCTCCTTTCAGGTTAGTGCTGAAGACAAATGACACAGGCAGCTTCCCTCTGGTTATCATCTCATGTTCTTATGAACACTGCTCTGACCCactgaaattctttctctggacccCTTTCCCATTCCTGGACTCTATGCTACAAGTATTTCCATAGTTATTCAGCAGGAACTATGAGACCCCCTAAGAGAATGCATGTTTGCTATTAACAGTGGAATGGCCATCAGTATTTAACATTGATAACAATTTTATAAGTGGATACAAATTCAGCCTGACACATAttcttttaaaagagaaacatCCAATTGACAAGTATTCCTATTTTATTACGGAAAAACCAGAGTACCTGAATCTAtttctcaaaactttaaaaatggaataaaaattaccCACGAACTGCCCACAATTTATATCACCAGGAGAAAAGCTTCGTAAATGGAGCTCATAGGCAGTCTCTTTATTTGGGTTGTCAATCCATTCTTGGGCCACCTAAACACAGAAAGTGGCAAATTAAGAAAGCTAAATTTAGAAAGCcattctttaaaatataattttaaaaatcacatcatATCTCAGTAATAATTCATAATTAGAATATCCAGATCTCAAAACAAGTGAATTAGAGCAAAATTTGTAGTTAGTACCACATTACTCATGTTAAGGGACACACCCTTCCCTTTCTATTAATAGCAAATGTACTTTGTTGAGAAGCTAACTGGGGCATATATTGCATCAAAACAAAATTTACCAATGAATTTTAAATGGAGGGAAAACTCATTGTCTGAATCCTATAATTTGCTCAATTCAAGTGCTTGAAATATacaaatagctcacatttatatgaaaTTTTAGAGTTAAAAGTCTTATTTATCTCAGCTGAGCTATCATGTCCTTCAGAAAGTTTCTGTTCTATCTTTAAATAGCTATATTTTGTCCcatatgttttaatttgcaaagtacttcaaaTCCTTTTGGAAACAGGCATGGTGGAAATCTCAAGAACATCTAAAACCTGAATCTAGAGAACAATTGAAGCTAAACATTTGAATAATATACCTTGATTACAGAAttagacattttaaaagttattgcagaaattcattttgcttgactacacatatcTGCTACAAgaatatgttttttctttttttttcatttctcaatgTGTGAGGTGGGGAAaaacttttcattaaaaattaattttaaaaatatgctttgtcAATCagcaaagacagaagaatggcaAATTTCATAAATGCAAAGATATATACTTACTGTTTCAAAAGTATTCAATAtcagcaaagggaaaaaaacacttAGATAGTCTTGAGAGTCCTGAAATGTGACAGGAACAGGTTTTACGATAGACTGGTAAAGATCTGCTGGAGGCCCAAACTGATCAAAATTTACAAACATTTCATACTtccattttaggatctctttaaCAAAGCTGTCAAATACAGATTGCCGCACAGGAAAATTTGCAACAGAGGAAGTTTGAAGAGTTTTCTTTTCAGGGACACTTGGTGGAGCAGGTCTGTTGAAGTTATTTGGAGAAGTCTGCATGTTCTGTGGTTGAAGAATGTTGGACAAATTTTTCCTGTCATCATTCAATACTGGCCTTTGAATTAATGGAGAAACTGGTTGCATTAATTTTGCCGTTGTTATGGCTATcaaatttgtttgattttttgatGCTAGTGAGACTTTTAAACTATTTTCTATAGCCCTAGAAAGATGAGCATTTCGTGAATTATTACTTGAACTAAAAATCTTAGTAGTAGACTTTACAGTTTTGTTAGACAGTGAAAGCGGCAAGCTTGGTTTAACAAAAACATAGTCATCAGATACTTTAGCTTCAGAATGTATAGAGCAATATTCATCCAGATTTTCCACAATGTCAGTACAATCTTTGTGCTTACACTTTACACCAGTAGAAGCTCTGTCCTCAGTGAGGTTTTTAGAATTTTCCTCCATTTCTACTGTATCTTTTCCAACAGGAACTTCAAAGTCATGAAAACTCTCTACCTGTGAACTTAATTCCATATCTATGGGATCATGCTgtgttaaaaacaaattattttcctctGTATCACTGTTAACATCAGAGTCTGCCTCTCTAAAAATTGTTCCCTCAGAATGAAAACAAGGTAAGGGTGGGACAACTTCTGTTAAGTCACCTCCAACAGAAGGTGAGTTTAGCAGATGGCTTTTTGAAGCAGAGACAATGGTTTCATTTGTTTCTGCTCTAACATTTAATTCTGTACAATTATGTTTGGTAGAAAGAGGTCTATCTTTAGTAACCTGTGATTTTGCTTTAATCGTTTCTGTCTCAGAAAATGagctttttctttgatgttttttaCCACTGCCTGAAGccaacttgtttttttctttaaaactgtCACTGGGCCCAGAAGATGCTTGAATAATAGCTTCAGAGTTCTGGACTGGTTTTGTAATTGCCTTTAGAGAAGAGTCTTTACTACAAGTGACAGAAAGTCTTTGTTGATTTTTGTGGGACTTGGGTCTTATCTGTCTTAAAAACTGAAGATCTTGACATGCCaacattttcttgttatttttgacAACCAGAGTCTGAGGAGTAATtaactttgtctttttcttttgctgGGTATCAACTTCACCTGCAGTTTTTCCATGGTCACGCAACTTTACCACAAAATCTAAAGATCGCTGGGATAAGTCAAATGCTTTTCGAGGCCCCTTTTTCAAACCAAGTTTTTCTGCAGTTGAAGTTGGCTCAGGACACTGGCGAAATTTCTTTGGAGGAATCACAGCAGGCATTGTTCTACAAAGTATCTTTTTGGGACTAGTTTGATTCgtttttttattttgccttcttgaGGGATTAATATtggttttctttgaatttttagaAAGTGATGTTTTTCTGCTGAGTTTTGGACTGGAAAGAGACTGAGGAGAATACTGTTTACCTGACTCTTCAGAGGAAACTTCAAAATTTAAATTGGGTGATGCTGAAAGAGTGGATGTAGATTCTTTCTCGTCCTTATCATCTACATTTTTAGTGTGCTCTTCAGTTAGATCCCCAGAAATGCAAATATGAGGTTTATCTACGCTGCTTAAACATGACAGATCTTCAGCAATAGGTACTTTAGATGGCTGTTTCTCACTTTTCAGTTCAATCTGaaatttctcatttggaaaaacatTGCACTGAGAGTCTAAATGTTCTTCAAGAGTTTTTGCTACCTTCTGAATAACTTCATCAGATATATAATCTGTATCATAACCCCAGTCATTTGTCTGATCATCTATAGCACTCTCACTTGTTGAAGTCAAAAAAGAGTCTTGTTCTGCTGGTTCATTTTCTTGAACAGAATTTTTGCTCTCTGGTTCAGAATCTTGCCAAACAGAAAATACTTCATATGGCGTTTCAAACTCAAAAAATTGTGAATCAGATTCCTCGTTCAGCAAAGgggattttgttttctcttctttttctagtttcttttccaAAGTAGTATCAAAAGTTGAAGGATACTCTTCTGAAAATTCTTTCTTAATAGTTATTTTACCTGTTTTAATTTGCTTCTGAAGATTTGGTGatctttcttcatcatcatcatcatcatcatcagaaaTGATTATAACTTGATTTCTCATGGTCTCCACAACAGAGGTTAATTCATTACTTTGGTTAACTGTAAAATGTCTcacatttttcacttttctctgtAGCTGTGATGAACTTTCTTGAGTTGAATCTGAAGGTAAATTAAGAGCACCAGTATGGACTACGAAAGAGAGTGGATCGAGGTCTTTGTCTACTTGAAAATTGGTTAAAGAGCTAAATTTAAAATTCTGAGGAGGCACTTCTTCTCTTGCCAAATAATATGGAACatgatcattatcattattaatttccTCACAATCACTCTCCTTTGATTCTTGCCTATCTGTATTATGTGTAAGCTGACATTTCTTTTTCAGTAAGGTATTTCTAACTGTTTTAAGTGAaaccatatcatcatcatcactatcacttTCCTGTGATATATAATCTTTTTTATGAAATGTCAAGGGATCTGGCTGTCTATcatctgattttttctttttaaccaatGAATTATCATTTCTTGATTCTTGCTCTTCATTTGTTGTATCCTCTGGAGTAATACAAGGCTCTGACTGTGCTTTCTGTATCAAAGCAAACTCTTTCTGAACATCCACATCTTTGCATGGATTATGACTCCCCAAACTGGGTGAACTCTGCTTTGATTCTAAATTGTTAACACTGGTGACCATGGTGGTTTTTTTGTGTTCCTTCATTACCTGTAATAATTTCGCACATAATTCAtctttctgggctttagttttaAACTTTGAATTCTTAAAGCCAGAATCATTCTTTAAATGGATGTCATCACTTGAGCTTGATACATTTTGGGGAGAACCAGATCCAGAGTCACTAGTCTTCAAACATGTCTGAATACTTGTTCCATCATATTCCCCTTCCACTGCATTATTTTTTGAAGCCAAATTCTGTTGTGTACTTGtggagttgttctcttcagtaCCCTTCTGTTTTTCCACATTATCTAAAATTTCATGATTATGAGATCTGTTAGTATCAGGGTTTTTTTCCTGCATTAAGCATGATCTATTTGAAAAATGGTCATCTAGTTTTGACTCCTTTAAGTATGTTTGCCTATTTTCCTCCTCCCAACTGTAATTTCTTCTTAGAGATGGACTCTCTTGTTCCTGATAGACATCAGATCTTGGTGATTCTTTAGAAAATGATAAACTAGAACTGTCTTGAGAACATGTAtcctttcttgatctctccacGGTTGCATCACTTTCTTCTTTAATATAAATTGCAGGGGGGGTTTTACATGCTACAGTCCTATCCACAAAAGTACTACATGGTAATGCTTTGACTTTCTTGTTTTTAATGATTTGTTTCAAACATGTTTGTAATTCTAGGGTCTCCTGACTATTTAAATGCCAACCAAGGGACAAATTTCCCCTTAGACACAAGTTGAGTTTGTCTAAGAATTGTTTACAAAGAGTTTGCTGTCCAAGCTGGCAACCTTCCCTAAGAAGACTTCGGATTAGCTGCACACAAGCAAGCTGTACTGAATTAGATGGAATCGGGTGCAAAGGCAAGGATGATATTACGGTTGCCCCTTTGGAGTAGCTTCCAGATGTCTTTTCAGCATTCCGTGCAAATGCTGTGGTAGGAAGTTTAGCACATTTCACTACTGCTTCTACCCACTGCTGAGAACTAACCCATAGCAAATGCAAACAGTTCTTATTTCTATGCAGTTCAATTACTGACACTAATATCAGAAGGAAAAACTCAGTGACTGTGTCACACACTGCTATTTTTTGGTTGAGGACatctttgacttctgaatataGATGATGAATAACCTCCACTATGTATGCTACACCCAAATCCTTGAGATCCATGAGGGACTGAACAAATGGAATAAACCAAAGAAATGTGCTGTTATGAACACGCATGTCTTGTCCAATATCAGACTGAAGTACACTGGCTAATGTTTCCATCTCTTCATACATGTTAGGGCAATAATCAGGGCAAATAGCTGATCTCCATCCCGAATCCTAGAGTGAAAAAATACAATGATATTTAGTTCAAAATGAACTATTTAATATATAGCTTTCTAGTCTACAATTAAGTACTTTTACAGGTTAAAGTTGAAAGTATTAAACAAGACATATTGCTAAACTTTTGTAATATCTATgttgttaaattattttaaaatacaaaagtaGGTGAATAGAAACAAGTTGGAATTTAGTACGAAGGTAATCTGAAAAGATACATTTCTGTACCTCTCTAAATTAAGCTACACTAAAAACTACTGGGTTTTTTC from Notamacropus eugenii isolate mMacEug1 chromosome 1, mMacEug1.pri_v2, whole genome shotgun sequence includes these protein-coding regions:
- the SETX gene encoding probable helicase senataxin isoform X1; translated protein: MSTCRWCTPGGESTVDFLKCYAFGTLPCEVPTANEDLCYCLECVAEYHKARDKLPSLHQILWEFETTRLINHFEKSMKSEIEEDDELFIVDDNGETQLFGFTGQDFENKLRVPLLEILKYPYLLLHEHVNELCVEALCRMEQANCSFQVFDKHPGIYLFLVHPNEMVRRWAILTARNLGKVDRDDYYDLQEVLTCLFRVIELGLLESPDIYTSSEFEKGKLVLLPSHMYDVSNYKNYWLGICMLLTILEEQAMDSLLLGSDKQNDFMQSILHTMEKQSNEDNVDPFWPALHCFMVILDRLGSKVWGQLIDPIEAFQTIINNVSYNKEIQNIRNSSTRTKLEPESDLEEMVTCSQIVYSYNPEKTKKDSGWRSAICPDYCPNMYEEMETLASVLQSDIGQDMRVHNSTFLWFIPFVQSLMDLKDLGVAYIVEVIHHLYSEVKDVLNQKIAVCDTVTEFFLLILVSVIELHRNKNCLHLLWVSSQQWVEAVVKCAKLPTTAFARNAEKTSGSYSKGATVISSLPLHPIPSNSVQLACVQLIRSLLREGCQLGQQTLCKQFLDKLNLCLRGNLSLGWHLNSQETLELQTCLKQIIKNKKVKALPCSTFVDRTVACKTPPAIYIKEESDATVERSRKDTCSQDSSSLSFSKESPRSDVYQEQESPSLRRNYSWEEENRQTYLKESKLDDHFSNRSCLMQEKNPDTNRSHNHEILDNVEKQKGTEENNSTSTQQNLASKNNAVEGEYDGTSIQTCLKTSDSGSGSPQNVSSSSDDIHLKNDSGFKNSKFKTKAQKDELCAKLLQVMKEHKKTTMVTSVNNLESKQSSPSLGSHNPCKDVDVQKEFALIQKAQSEPCITPEDTTNEEQESRNDNSLVKKKKSDDRQPDPLTFHKKDYISQESDSDDDDMVSLKTVRNTLLKKKCQLTHNTDRQESKESDCEEINNDNDHVPYYLAREEVPPQNFKFSSLTNFQVDKDLDPLSFVVHTGALNLPSDSTQESSSQLQRKVKNVRHFTVNQSNELTSVVETMRNQVIIISDDDDDDDEERSPNLQKQIKTGKITIKKEFSEEYPSTFDTTLEKKLEKEEKTKSPLLNEESDSQFFEFETPYEVFSVWQDSEPESKNSVQENEPAEQDSFLTSTSESAIDDQTNDWGYDTDYISDEVIQKVAKTLEEHLDSQCNVFPNEKFQIELKSEKQPSKVPIAEDLSCLSSVDKPHICISGDLTEEHTKNVDDKDEKESTSTLSASPNLNFEVSSEESGKQYSPQSLSSPKLSRKTSLSKNSKKTNINPSRRQNKKTNQTSPKKILCRTMPAVIPPKKFRQCPEPTSTAEKLGLKKGPRKAFDLSQRSLDFVVKLRDHGKTAGEVDTQQKKKTKLITPQTLVVKNNKKMLACQDLQFLRQIRPKSHKNQQRLSVTCSKDSSLKAITKPVQNSEAIIQASSGPSDSFKEKNKLASGSGKKHQRKSSFSETETIKAKSQVTKDRPLSTKHNCTELNVRAETNETIVSASKSHLLNSPSVGGDLTEVVPPLPCFHSEGTIFREADSDVNSDTEENNLFLTQHDPIDMELSSQVESFHDFEVPVGKDTVEMEENSKNLTEDRASTGVKCKHKDCTDIVENLDEYCSIHSEAKVSDDYVFVKPSLPLSLSNKTVKSTTKIFSSSNNSRNAHLSRAIENSLKVSLASKNQTNLIAITTAKLMQPVSPLIQRPVLNDDRKNLSNILQPQNMQTSPNNFNRPAPPSVPEKKTLQTSSVANFPVRQSVFDSFVKEILKWKYEMFVNFDQFGPPADLYQSIVKPVPVTFQDSQDYLSVFFPLLILNTFETVAQEWIDNPNKETAYELHLRSFSPGDINCGQFVVHLPECDMAKQLHPKENDLVFLVPKKLNGKITTEESEMKDQHVYHCGYVSQFRRSSVRLHGVMERALDLESEDLGHNSQFEGCLSIQTQGNLSFHINESIDCIVISSLVTTQRKLKALSLLGRNSLIPLARAILNPSTSDFCPRDSLNMAPERILAYLKDYNEDQKKAIEVAYAMVKQPPLIAKICLIHGPPGTGKSKTIVGLLYRILTEKPRKGDSDENLNAKIKRNRVLVCAPSNAAVDELMKKIILEFKEKCQDKRNPLGNCGDINLVRLGPEKSINNEVLKFSLDSQVNHRMKKDLPSHVQEMHERKEHLDVKLDKLSRQRALDRCEKGQKRSDLDEEIARFSKERQQLASKIKEVRGRPQEAQSSIILESHIICCTLSTSGGLLLESAFRRQGCVPFSCVIVDEAGQSCEIETLTPFIHRCNKLILVGDPKQLPPTVISVKAQEFGYDQSMMARLYKHLEEQVKQNVISRSPVLQLTVQYRMHPDICLFPSSYIYNKTLKTNRLTEESRCTSDWPFQPYLVFDVEDGSERRENDSYINVQEIKLVMELIKLIKDRRKDITIRNIGVITHYKAQKMMIQQELDKEFERNRPGEVDTVDAFQGRQKDCVIVTCVRANASQGSIGFLASLQRLNVTITRAKYSLFILGHLRTLMENQHWNSLIQDAQKRGAIIRTFEKNYKNDVMKILKLKSIPQRNLSYPPTVVPEIIRSQNSLPSNKPKEMMNKSDSGISKTTSLAPPWRSNTVLLPADIQPFDCREATVFTKATDVPVVRDPRLAKRNERDATEKFSGDTQLSNIQHPRVTTPTYEPGLPLTHQDPSNIIQHLFSKVTASNNCNLTAQLEAPSASTSMHANKRKANEEEGSGYRREITSSREGQQEKYGYRKDYHLDRDYCLDRRRAENQDSDSKRRKLS
- the SETX gene encoding probable helicase senataxin isoform X2, whose translation is MSTCRWCTPGGESTVDFLKCYAFGTLPCEVPTANEDLCYCLECVAEYHKARDKLPSLHQILWEFETTRLINHFEKSMKSEIEEDDELFIVDDNGETQLFGFTGQDFENKLRVPLLEILKYPYLLLHEHVNELCVEALCRMEQANCSFQVFDKHPGIYLFLVHPNEMVRRWAILTARNLGKVDRDDYYDLQEVLTCLFRVIELGLLESPDIYTSSEFEKGKLVLLPSHMYDVSNYKNYWLGICMLLTILEEQAMDSLLLGSDKQNDFMQSILHTMEKQSNEDNVDPFWPALHCFMVILDRLGSKVWGQLIDPIEAFQTIINNVSYNKEIQNIRNSSTRTKLEPESDLEEMVTCSQIVYSYNPEKTKKDSGWRSAICPDYCPNMYEEMETLASVLQSDIGQDMRVHNSTFLWFIPFVQSLMDLKDLGVAYIVEVIHHLYSEVKDVLNQKIAVCDTVTEFFLLILVSVIELHRNKNCLHLLWVSSQQWVEAVVKCAKLPTTAFARNAEKTSGSYSKGATVISSLPLHPIPSNSVQLACVQLIRSLLREGCQLGQQTLCKQFLDKLNLCLRGNLSLGWHLNSQETLELQTCLKQIIKNKKVKALPCSTFVDRTVACKTPPAIYIKEESDATVERSRKDTCSQDSSSLSFSKESPRSDVYQEQESPSLRRNYSWEEENRQTYLKESKLDDHFSNRSCLMQEKNPDTNRSHNHEILDNVEKQKGTEENNSTSTQQNLASKNNAVEGEYDGTSIQTCLKTSDSGSGSPQNVSSSSDDIHLKNDSGFKNSKFKTKAQKDELCAKLLQVMKEHKKTTMVTSVNNLESKQSSPSLGSHNPCKDVDVQKEFALIQKAQSEPCITPEDTTNEEQESRNDNSLVKKKKSDDRQPDPLTFHKKDYISQESDSDDDDMVSLKTVRNTLLKKKCQLTHNTDRQESKESDCEEINNDNDHVPYYLAREEVPPQNFKFSSLTNFQVDKDLDPLSFVVHTGALNLPSDSTQESSSQLQRKVKNVRHFTVNQSNELTSVVETMRNQVIIISDDDDDDDEERSPNLQKQIKTGKITIKKEFSEEYPSTFDTTLEKKLEKEEKTKSPLLNEESDSQFFEFETPYEVFSVWQDSEPESKNSVQENEPAEQDSFLTSTSESAIDDQTNDWGYDTDYISDEVIQKVAKTLEEHLDSQCNVFPNEKFQIELKSEKQPSKVPIAEDLSCLSSVDKPHICISGDLTEEHTKNVDDKDEKESTSTLSASPNLNFEVSSEESGKQYSPQSLSSPKLSRKTSLSKNSKKTNINPSRRQNKKTNQTSPKKILCRTMPAVIPPKKFRQCPEPTSTAEKLGLKKGPRKAFDLSQRSLDFVVKLRDHGKTAGEVDTQQKKKTKLITPQTLVVKNNKKMLACQDLQFLRQIRPKSHKNQQRLSVTCSKDSSLKAITKPVQNSEAIIQASSGPSDSFKEKNKLASGSGKKHQRKSSFSETETIKAKSQVTKDRPLSTKHNCTELNVRAETNETIVSASKSHLLNSPSVGGDLTEVVPPLPCFHSEGTIFREADSDVNSDTEENNLFLTQHDPIDMELSSQVESFHDFEVPVGKDTVEMEENSKNLTEDRASTGVKCKHKDCTDIVENLDEYCSIHSEAKVSDDYVFVKPSLPLSLSNKTVKSTTKIFSSSNNSRNAHLSRAIENSLKVSLASKNQTNLIAITTAKLMQPVSPLIQRPVLNDDRKNLSNILQPQNMQTSPNNFNRPAPPSVPEKKTLQTSSVANFPVRQSVFDSFVKEILKWKYEMFVNFDQFGPPADLYQSIVKPVPVTFQDSQDYLSVFFPLLILNTFETVAQEWIDNPNKETAYELHLRSFSPGDINCGQFVVHLPECDMAKQLHPKENDLVFLVPKKLNGKITTEESEMKDQHVYHCGYVSQFRRSSVRHNSQFEGCLSIQTQGNLSFHINESIDCIVISSLVTTQRKLKALSLLGRNSLIPLARAILNPSTSDFCPRDSLNMAPERILAYLKDYNEDQKKAIEVAYAMVKQPPLIAKICLIHGPPGTGKSKTIVGLLYRILTEKPRKGDSDENLNAKIKRNRVLVCAPSNAAVDELMKKIILEFKEKCQDKRNPLGNCGDINLVRLGPEKSINNEVLKFSLDSQVNHRMKKDLPSHVQEMHERKEHLDVKLDKLSRQRALDRCEKGQKRSDLDEEIARFSKERQQLASKIKEVRGRPQEAQSSIILESHIICCTLSTSGGLLLESAFRRQGCVPFSCVIVDEAGQSCEIETLTPFIHRCNKLILVGDPKQLPPTVISVKAQEFGYDQSMMARLYKHLEEQVKQNVISRSPVLQLTVQYRMHPDICLFPSSYIYNKTLKTNRLTEESRCTSDWPFQPYLVFDVEDGSERRENDSYINVQEIKLVMELIKLIKDRRKDITIRNIGVITHYKAQKMMIQQELDKEFERNRPGEVDTVDAFQGRQKDCVIVTCVRANASQGSIGFLASLQRLNVTITRAKYSLFILGHLRTLMENQHWNSLIQDAQKRGAIIRTFEKNYKNDVMKILKLKSIPQRNLSYPPTVVPEIIRSQNSLPSNKPKEMMNKSDSGISKTTSLAPPWRSNTVLLPADIQPFDCREATVFTKATDVPVVRDPRLAKRNERDATEKFSGDTQLSNIQHPRVTTPTYEPGLPLTHQDPSNIIQHLFSKVTASNNCNLTAQLEAPSASTSMHANKRKANEEEGSGYRREITSSREGQQEKYGYRKDYHLDRDYCLDRRRAENQDSDSKRRKLS